From a single Mycolicibacterium mengxianglii genomic region:
- the mftD gene encoding pre-mycofactocin synthase MftD (MftD, an enzyme found in the mycofactocin biosynthesis locus, performs an oxidative deamination of 3-amino-5-[(p-hydroxyphenyl)methyl]-4,4-dimethyl-2-pyrrolidinone (AHDP). The resulting compound, now called pre-mycofactocin (PMFT), is a biologically active redox cofactor that can oxidize the non-exchangeable NADH of TIGR03971 family SDR-type oxidoreductases.) produces the protein MARDTWFETVAIAQQRAKKRLPKSVYSSLISASEKGVTVSDNVESFAELGFAPHVVGAAEKRDLSTTVMGQDISMPVIISPTGVQAVDPDGEVAVARAAAARGTAMGLSSFASKPVEEVVAVNGKIFFQIYWLGGREAILERALRAKEAGAVGLIATTDWSFSHGRDWGSPKIPEQMDLKTMVKMAPEVITKPRWLWSFGKTMSPPNLRVPNQGRRGEPGPPFFHAYGEWMGTPPPTWEDIAWLREQWGGPFMLKGIVRVDDAKRAVDAGVSAISVSNHGGNNLDGTPASIRCLPAVAAAVGDQVEVLLDGGIRRGSDVVKAVALGARAVMIGRAYLWGLAANGQAGVENVLDILRGGIDSALMGMGHSSIHDLTPDDILIPDGFTRTLGA, from the coding sequence ATGGCTCGTGACACCTGGTTCGAAACGGTCGCCATCGCCCAGCAGCGGGCGAAGAAACGGCTGCCCAAGTCGGTCTACTCCTCGCTGATCTCGGCCAGCGAGAAGGGGGTGACGGTCTCTGACAATGTGGAGTCCTTCGCCGAACTCGGCTTCGCCCCGCACGTCGTCGGCGCCGCCGAGAAGCGTGACCTGTCGACAACGGTCATGGGACAAGACATCTCGATGCCCGTCATCATCTCGCCGACAGGTGTGCAGGCGGTGGACCCCGACGGTGAGGTGGCCGTCGCGCGCGCAGCCGCCGCCCGCGGCACCGCGATGGGCCTGTCGTCGTTTGCCAGCAAGCCTGTCGAAGAGGTCGTCGCCGTCAACGGCAAGATCTTCTTCCAGATCTACTGGCTGGGCGGCCGCGAGGCGATCCTGGAGCGGGCGCTGCGCGCCAAGGAAGCCGGTGCAGTGGGTCTGATCGCCACCACCGACTGGAGCTTCTCCCACGGCCGGGATTGGGGCAGCCCGAAGATCCCGGAGCAGATGGATCTCAAGACCATGGTCAAGATGGCTCCCGAGGTGATCACCAAGCCGCGGTGGCTGTGGAGCTTCGGCAAGACCATGAGCCCGCCGAACCTGCGGGTGCCCAACCAGGGGCGCCGCGGCGAGCCCGGCCCGCCGTTCTTCCACGCCTACGGCGAGTGGATGGGCACCCCGCCCCCCACCTGGGAGGACATCGCCTGGCTGCGCGAGCAGTGGGGCGGGCCGTTCATGCTCAAGGGCATCGTGCGGGTCGACGATGCCAAACGCGCGGTGGATGCCGGTGTTTCAGCGATCTCGGTGTCCAACCACGGAGGCAACAACCTCGACGGCACGCCGGCCTCGATCCGGTGCCTGCCTGCAGTGGCGGCCGCCGTCGGTGACCAGGTGGAGGTGTTGCTCGACGGCGGCATCCGCCGCGGTAGCGATGTCGTCAAGGCGGTTGCGCTCGGCGCCCGCGCGGTGATGATCGGCCGGGCCTACCTGTGGGGCCTGGCCGCCAATGGCCAGGCCGGTGTGGAGAACGTGCTGGACATCCTGCGTGGCGGTATCGATTCCGCCCTGATGGGCATGGGCCATTCGTCCATCCACGACCTCACCCCCGACGACATCCTGATCCCCGATGGGTTCACCCGCACCCTCGGCGCTTGA
- the mftG gene encoding mycofactocin dehydrogenase MftG has product MLSTHSDVLIVGAGSAGSVLAERLSADSARTVTVLESGPGPQQSGVAALTRNGLQLPIGAASPLVARYQTELTDNPQRVAQVVRGATVGGSGAVNGGYFCRATPADIAGWGLPGWSWDDVLAHFRAIETDLDFGDGPDHGDHGPIPVRRVRELTGSTAAFAEAAQRAGLDWLPDLNAAEALSTSVAGVGAVPLNIVDGIRTGPGAAFLELAARRPNVTVRTSTRAVGIRIDAGRATGVAVIGPDGPTTLTADRIVLCCGAIGSAHLLMLSGIGEEAQLREAGVPVTVPAPVGSHCADHPEWVLPTNWTVEPSRAVLEVVLNIHNEIEIRPYTGGFIAMIGEDGGGRPDWPHLGVALMRPRSRGRVSLVSADPAVPPRIQHRYDSVAADVEALRRGSEFARELTSAATEVGASAWATSQHLCATAPMGTDDDVRAVTDPQCRVRGVDGLWVIDGSVLPAVPSRGPNATIVMLAHRAAEFVAG; this is encoded by the coding sequence CTGTTGTCGACTCATAGCGACGTGCTGATCGTCGGCGCGGGCAGTGCCGGATCTGTACTGGCGGAACGACTTTCCGCTGACAGCGCCCGGACGGTCACGGTGCTGGAATCCGGCCCGGGCCCGCAGCAATCCGGGGTCGCCGCACTGACCCGCAACGGTCTGCAACTGCCGATCGGCGCCGCGAGCCCCCTGGTGGCGCGCTACCAGACGGAACTGACCGACAACCCCCAACGGGTGGCGCAGGTCGTGCGGGGGGCCACCGTCGGTGGCTCCGGGGCCGTCAACGGCGGGTATTTCTGCCGGGCCACCCCGGCCGACATCGCCGGCTGGGGACTGCCGGGCTGGTCGTGGGACGACGTGCTGGCGCACTTCCGTGCCATCGAGACCGACCTGGACTTCGGCGACGGTCCCGACCACGGCGACCACGGCCCCATCCCGGTACGACGGGTACGCGAGTTGACCGGTAGTACCGCCGCGTTCGCCGAGGCCGCACAGCGGGCCGGGCTCGACTGGCTGCCCGACCTGAATGCTGCCGAGGCGTTGTCCACCTCCGTTGCCGGTGTGGGCGCGGTACCGCTGAACATCGTCGACGGGATCCGCACCGGGCCGGGGGCGGCGTTCCTGGAACTGGCGGCACGGCGGCCCAACGTCACCGTGCGCACCTCCACCCGGGCGGTCGGGATCAGGATCGACGCGGGCCGGGCCACCGGAGTCGCGGTCATCGGTCCCGATGGGCCGACCACCCTGACCGCCGATCGGATTGTATTGTGCTGCGGGGCAATAGGATCGGCCCACCTGCTGATGCTCTCCGGAATCGGGGAGGAGGCGCAGCTCCGCGAGGCCGGCGTGCCGGTGACGGTCCCGGCCCCGGTCGGGAGCCACTGCGCCGATCACCCGGAGTGGGTGCTGCCCACCAACTGGACCGTGGAACCGAGTCGCGCGGTACTCGAGGTGGTGCTCAACATCCACAACGAGATCGAAATCCGGCCCTACACCGGGGGTTTCATCGCGATGATCGGTGAAGACGGCGGCGGTCGCCCGGACTGGCCGCACCTGGGGGTGGCGCTGATGCGGCCCCGGTCGCGGGGACGGGTATCGCTGGTGAGCGCCGACCCTGCGGTGCCGCCGCGGATCCAACACCGGTATGACAGCGTTGCCGCAGACGTCGAGGCGCTGCGCCGCGGTAGCGAGTTCGCGCGCGAATTGACCAGCGCCGCAACCGAGGTCGGTGCGTCCGCCTGGGCTACGTCGCAGCATCTGTGCGCGACGGCGCCGATGGGCACCGACGACGACGTGCGCGCGGTGACGGACCCGCAGTGCCGGGTGCGCGGTGTTGACGGGTTGTGGGTCATCGACGGTTCGGTGCTGCCCGCGGTGCCCAGCCGGGGTCCGAACGCCACCATCGTCATGCTGGCCCACCGGGCCGCCGAGTTCGTCGCCGGCTGA
- the mftC gene encoding mycofactocin radical SAM maturase (MftC is a radical SAM/SPASM enzyme that catalyzes the first two steps in biosynthesis of the electron carrier mycofactocin from the terminal Val-Tyr dipeptide of the precursor peptide MftA.): MTTVAPVPRLVDQFERGLDAPICLTWELTYACNLACVHCLSSSGKRDPRELSTAQCKDIIDELERMQVFYVNIGGGEPTVRPDFWELVDYATEHHVGVKFSTNGVRITPQVAAKLAASDYVDVQISLDGATAEINDAVRGPGSFAMAVRALENLKDAGFQDAKISVVVTRHNVDQLDDFKALADQYGATLRITRLRPSGRGADVWDELHPTPVQQVQLYDWLVAHGEKVLTGDSFFHLSGLGEPGALAGLNLCGAGRVVCLIDPVGDVYACPFAIHDKFLAGNLLSDGGFQQVWQNAPLFRELREPQSAGACGSCGHYDACRGGCMAAKFFTGLPLDGPDPECVQGYGEPALALERDKPKSSVDHSRTGKRKNTPVMLTLSAPPKKFCNESPV, translated from the coding sequence ATGACCACCGTGGCCCCGGTACCCCGGCTCGTCGATCAGTTCGAGCGCGGCCTCGACGCGCCGATCTGCCTGACCTGGGAGCTGACCTACGCCTGCAACCTCGCGTGTGTGCACTGCCTGTCGTCCTCGGGCAAGCGTGACCCGCGTGAGCTGTCCACGGCTCAGTGCAAGGACATCATCGACGAGCTGGAACGCATGCAGGTGTTCTACGTCAACATCGGTGGTGGGGAACCGACTGTGCGCCCGGACTTCTGGGAGCTCGTCGACTACGCCACCGAGCACCACGTCGGGGTGAAGTTCTCCACCAACGGGGTCCGGATCACCCCGCAGGTCGCCGCCAAGCTCGCCGCCAGCGATTACGTCGACGTACAGATCTCGCTCGACGGCGCGACCGCCGAGATCAACGACGCGGTGCGCGGCCCGGGCTCGTTCGCGATGGCCGTGCGTGCCTTGGAGAACCTCAAGGACGCAGGGTTCCAGGACGCGAAAATCTCCGTGGTGGTGACCCGCCACAATGTCGACCAACTCGACGACTTCAAGGCTCTGGCCGACCAGTACGGCGCCACGCTGCGGATCACCCGGCTGCGCCCCTCCGGTCGTGGAGCCGACGTCTGGGATGAATTGCATCCGACCCCGGTCCAGCAGGTGCAGCTCTACGACTGGTTGGTCGCCCACGGTGAGAAGGTGCTCACCGGTGACTCGTTCTTCCACCTGTCCGGGTTGGGCGAGCCCGGCGCGCTGGCCGGTTTGAATCTGTGCGGGGCCGGTCGGGTGGTGTGCCTGATCGACCCGGTGGGTGACGTGTACGCCTGCCCGTTCGCCATCCACGACAAGTTCCTGGCCGGAAACCTGTTGTCCGACGGCGGATTCCAGCAAGTTTGGCAGAACGCCCCGCTGTTCCGTGAGCTGCGGGAACCGCAGTCGGCCGGTGCCTGCGGTAGCTGCGGACACTACGACGCCTGCCGCGGCGGCTGCATGGCCGCCAAATTCTTCACCGGGCTGCCGCTCGACGGCCCGGACCCCGAATGCGTCCAGGGTTACGGCGAACCCGCGTTGGCTCTCGAACGCGACAAGCCCAAGTCCAGCGTCGACCACTCGCGTACCGGTAAACGCAAGAACACCCCGGTCATGCTGACCCTGAGCGCCCCGCCCAAGAAATTCTGCAACGAAAGTCCTGTGTAA
- the mftF gene encoding mycofactocin biosynthesis glycosyltransferase MftF (Members of this protein family, MftF, are glycosyltransferases, members of PF00535 (glycosyl transferase family 2). The encoding gene is found as part of the mycofactocin cassette, in Mycobacterium tuberculosis, many other Actinobacteria, and occasional members of other lineages. Mycofactocin itself, a putative redox carrier, is a heavily modified derivative of the C-terminal Val-Tyr dipeptide of the mycofactocin precursor MftA (TIGR03969).), whose amino-acid sequence MPTECCHDQRARHHPQTRLPDGFAVQVDRRVKILGSGSALLGGSPTRLLRLAPAAQVMLDGGRLEVHDATSAQLARTLLDATVAHPRPAGGPSHRDVTVVIPVRDNSFGVKRLVSSMRGLRVLVVDDGSARPVLTSDFDGAHCDVEVLRHPVSRGPAAARNTGLAASTTDFVAFLDSDVVPRRGWLEALLGHFCDPAVALVAPRIVGMSLTDNMVGRYEAVRSSLDLGHREAPVLPYSTVSYVPSAAIICRRRAMADVGGFDESMRSGEDVDLCWRLVEAGARLRYEPVALVAHEHRTKMLDWLARRAFYGTSAAPLSARHPDKTAPMVISTPTMVVWLLLALGTRLGYLASLVAVGVAGRRVATAMHAPETQALDVAFVTGRGLGGAALQMTSAICRHYWPVALLAATCSQRCRRIVVIAAIADGVVDWLSRRRHAEADAKPLGLIAYLLLKRLDDLAYGAGLWTGVVRERNLGPLKPQFRV is encoded by the coding sequence GTGCCGACGGAATGCTGTCATGACCAACGAGCTCGACACCACCCCCAGACACGATTGCCCGACGGGTTCGCCGTGCAGGTGGACCGACGGGTCAAGATCCTCGGCTCCGGTTCGGCTTTGCTGGGCGGTTCGCCCACCCGGCTGCTGCGGCTGGCGCCCGCCGCCCAGGTCATGCTCGACGGCGGCCGACTCGAGGTGCACGACGCCACCAGCGCCCAGCTGGCGCGCACGCTGCTCGACGCCACGGTGGCCCACCCCCGGCCCGCCGGCGGCCCCTCGCATCGCGATGTGACTGTGGTCATCCCGGTGCGGGACAACAGCTTCGGTGTCAAGAGGCTGGTCTCCTCGATGCGCGGCCTGCGAGTGCTGGTGGTCGACGACGGGTCCGCCCGCCCAGTGCTGACCAGCGACTTCGACGGCGCCCACTGCGACGTCGAGGTGCTGCGCCATCCGGTCAGCCGAGGCCCGGCCGCAGCTCGCAACACCGGTCTGGCGGCCAGCACCACCGACTTCGTGGCGTTCCTGGACTCCGATGTGGTGCCGCGGCGCGGCTGGCTGGAGGCGCTGCTGGGCCACTTCTGCGATCCGGCGGTGGCGCTGGTGGCACCCCGCATCGTCGGGATGTCGCTCACCGACAACATGGTGGGCCGCTACGAAGCCGTCCGATCGTCGCTGGACCTGGGCCACCGGGAAGCGCCGGTGCTGCCGTACAGCACGGTGTCCTACGTGCCCAGCGCCGCCATCATCTGCCGACGCCGGGCCATGGCCGACGTCGGCGGCTTCGACGAGAGCATGCGCTCAGGCGAGGACGTCGACCTGTGCTGGCGGCTGGTCGAGGCCGGCGCCCGGTTGCGTTACGAGCCCGTCGCACTGGTCGCCCACGAGCACCGCACCAAGATGCTGGATTGGCTGGCGCGCAGGGCTTTCTACGGCACGTCGGCAGCGCCGCTGTCGGCCAGGCATCCGGACAAGACCGCCCCCATGGTGATCTCGACACCCACCATGGTGGTGTGGCTGCTGCTGGCCCTGGGCACACGGCTGGGCTATCTGGCGTCACTGGTGGCGGTCGGGGTTGCCGGGCGCCGGGTGGCCACCGCCATGCACGCCCCCGAAACCCAAGCCCTCGACGTGGCGTTCGTGACGGGCCGGGGACTGGGCGGCGCGGCTCTGCAGATGACCTCGGCGATCTGTCGGCACTACTGGCCGGTGGCACTGCTGGCGGCGACGTGTTCGCAGCGGTGCCGTCGGATCGTGGTGATCGCTGCGATCGCCGATGGCGTGGTCGACTGGCTGAGCCGCCGCCGCCACGCCGAGGCCGACGCCAAACCTCTGGGCCTGATCGCCTACCTGCTGCTCAAACGACTCGACGACCTGGCTTATGGCGCCGGTCTGTGGACCGGGGTGGTCCGTGAGCGCAACCTCGGTCCACTCAAACCGCAGTTCCGGGTCTGA
- the mftE gene encoding mycofactocin biosynthesis peptidyl-dipeptidase MftE gives MNSAYHRQVPAPIELRNSDLGNSTSFQLRGTHPVVLVPVGSTEQHGPHLPLDTDTRIATAVARSVLDRVNAAGCYRLAPAIPYGASGEHESFPGTISLGTEALERLLVEFGRSACRWAQRIVFVNGHGGNVEALRSATRLLRHEGRDAAWCSCLVAGGDAHAGHTETSVMLHLSPSDVMIEQCRPGNSAPLAELMPRMRSGGVAAVSEVGVLGDPTTATAVAGERLFEEMAHGCADRVLRWTPRADGMLS, from the coding sequence GTGAATTCGGCCTACCATCGGCAAGTGCCTGCCCCCATCGAGCTCAGAAACTCCGATCTCGGGAACAGCACTTCATTTCAGCTGCGCGGTACTCACCCGGTGGTGCTCGTTCCGGTGGGTTCCACCGAGCAACACGGGCCGCACCTGCCGTTGGACACCGATACCCGGATCGCCACCGCGGTGGCCCGGTCGGTGCTCGACCGGGTTAACGCAGCCGGGTGCTATCGACTGGCCCCGGCCATCCCTTACGGCGCCAGCGGCGAGCATGAGTCGTTCCCCGGCACCATTTCCCTGGGGACCGAGGCCTTGGAGCGGCTGCTGGTGGAGTTCGGCAGGTCGGCGTGCCGCTGGGCGCAGCGGATAGTGTTCGTCAACGGTCATGGCGGCAATGTCGAGGCACTGCGCTCGGCAACGCGGTTACTTCGCCACGAGGGACGCGACGCGGCCTGGTGTTCGTGCCTCGTCGCCGGTGGGGACGCACATGCCGGGCACACCGAAACGTCGGTGATGCTGCATCTTTCGCCTTCTGACGTCATGATCGAACAGTGCCGTCCGGGAAACAGCGCGCCACTGGCGGAGCTGATGCCCAGGATGCGGAGCGGGGGAGTGGCCGCAGTGAGTGAGGTGGGAGTCTTGGGGGATCCGACCACCGCGACTGCGGTTGCGGGTGAACGGCTGTTCGAGGAGATGGCGCACGGCTGCGCCGACCGGGTGCTGCGGTGGACACCCCGTGCCGACGGAATGCTGTCATGA
- a CDS encoding aspartate/glutamate racemase family protein → MRLLLVNPNTTASMTSAIAASAASVARPATVVEALNPPFGPASIENDEDERRSVPGLLTQIEAAADRPADSRPDAYVIACFGDPGLEEARRMVSQPVLGIAQAAMHAASLAAGTFSVVTSMSATVPRAWELAKTYTPAACLGVYACDIPVLRIDSDPTTIEPIAQLCAQALAADGSRSIVLGCAAMARFAEPLRARLGVPVIDGVVAATLLAEALAPLAG, encoded by the coding sequence GTGCGGCTACTGCTCGTCAACCCCAACACCACCGCGTCCATGACGTCGGCCATCGCGGCCAGTGCGGCATCGGTGGCCCGCCCGGCCACCGTCGTCGAGGCGCTGAACCCGCCCTTCGGGCCTGCCAGCATCGAGAATGACGAAGACGAACGACGCAGCGTTCCAGGGCTTTTGACGCAGATCGAAGCCGCGGCCGACCGGCCAGCGGACAGCAGGCCGGATGCCTATGTGATCGCCTGCTTCGGCGACCCCGGGCTCGAGGAAGCGCGCCGCATGGTGAGCCAACCCGTGCTCGGTATCGCCCAGGCGGCGATGCACGCTGCGTCCCTGGCTGCAGGCACTTTCTCGGTGGTCACCTCGATGTCGGCGACGGTGCCCCGGGCGTGGGAACTGGCCAAGACCTACACCCCGGCCGCCTGCCTGGGGGTGTACGCCTGTGACATCCCGGTGCTGCGGATCGACTCCGACCCCACCACCATCGAACCGATCGCCCAGTTGTGCGCGCAGGCACTGGCGGCCGACGGCAGCCGGTCCATCGTGCTGGGGTGCGCGGCGATGGCGCGCTTCGCCGAACCCCTGCGCGCCCGGCTCGGGGTGCCGGTGATCGACGGCGTGGTTGCCGCCACGTTGTTGGCAGAAGCCCTGGCCCCGCTGGCGGGCTGA